From a region of the Arvicanthis niloticus isolate mArvNil1 chromosome 6, mArvNil1.pat.X, whole genome shotgun sequence genome:
- the LOC117711305 gene encoding C-C motif chemokine 3, with amino-acid sequence MKVSTTALAVFLCTMTLCNQVFSAPYGADTPTACCFSYGRQISLKFIADYFETSSLCSQPGVIFLTKRNRQVCADPKETWVQEYITELELNA; translated from the exons ATGAAGGTCTCGACCACTGCCCTTGCTGTTTTTCTCTGTACTATGACTCTCTGCAACCAAGTCTTCTCAGCACCAT ATGGAGCTGACACCCCGACTGCCTGCTGCTTCTCTTATGGTCGGCAGATTTCACTCAAATTCATCGCCGACTATTTTGAGACCAGCAGCCTTTGCTCCCAGCCAGGGGTCAT TTTCCTGACCAAGAGAAACCGGCAGGTCTGCGCTGACCCCAAAGAGACCTGGGTCCAAGAATACATCACTGAACTGGAACTGAATGCCTGA